The DNA segment AAATCTTTATATCATCCTTCAAGGAGGAATTGCCGTTTTCGTCAAAGAAGAACAACCCAATCGGCTCGTCAGTCTTTTCAGCGCCCTAGAAAACGATGAACAAACAGATGAATCCTTAGAAACAGAGATCATCCGTCTCTACCGAGGAGAAATTATCGGAGAAGCGATCGCCTTAGATAACCCCATGTCAACCTGCACCTTGAGAGCTTTAGAAAATTCTATTTTACTGAGAATTTCAGAACAACAATTGCTGGTTAAATTACAGCAGGATGTAGGCACAGCCGCCCGTTTCTATCGCGTTGTTTCCATGCTGATTTCCGGGAGATTACAAGGGCTAATTAGCCGCTTGGGATACGGGCGAAGTCGCTACCAAATTGGGCAAAGTCTAGAATTAGATGCCGTTTATGAAGATGAAATTGATTTGGAAGTCATGGATAACCTGACCCTGGGCGGAGCCAGATTTGACTGGATGCTCAAACGATTAAAAGTCAGTTAAATCTTGAGCCAGCATAAATAATCAGTGGGTTAATTGTTATATGTCAGATTCATCAAAAAAACTATTTCGAGAGGAATCTCTAGAACGCCTATCTTCACCAGAAAGGCTCGACCAGCTGATGAACGTGGTCAATCCCAGAGCTTGGTTACCATTAGCCGGATTGGGATCTTTGGTTGCAGTAGCCGCAGTTTGGAGCGTCGTTGGTCGGCTTCCGCTCACAGTTACGGGAGAAGGTGTATTGCTCTATCCTCGCAGCGTCATTCAATTTCAAGCCCCTAGTGATGGGACAGTAGTTCAACTCAACATTAAAGCTGGAGATCAGATCAAAAAAGGAGAGATCATTGGACTGGTCAGCCAACCCGGACTAGAACAGCAACTCCAGCAAGAACAGAATCGGCTGGAAGAATTATTGACTCAAGCACAAAACAGCGACTCAGCCCTCAAAAGAAGTCTCATCTCGCAGAGGACAAATTTAGCCAAACAACAAGCTAGCCTCAAAGTTACCTTAGAACGAGAGTCTATCATCCCCAGGTTACGCCAACAAAACCTGATCCTACTCAGGCAAAGTCGTGAGGTGATTGAAAAAAGACTGAGTAACGACCAAAAAGTTTTACCGAACCTGCGTCAAAGAAGTTTCGATTCTATTCAACAAAAAAGAGCAGGTCTGAATGAGCGTCTAGGACAAATTAATAAATTGCTGCCAGAACTACAAACACAGTTAGACGCTCGTCGCGGATTGTATGAGCAAAAAATCGTCAGTGCAGATGTGATGTTAAGCGCTCAAAGAGAATACTTTGATAGTCTAGCCCAACTGTCGGATCTGGAAGCCCAACAAAAACAGCTAGAACTAGATCAGGTGAATACAGAACGACAGTATTTAGACAGTATTAACCAAAGTAACCAACTCCAAGTTCAACTGCAAGAAATTCAGGTGCAGCAAGTTGATCTGGAAAGGCAATACCAGCAAAGCCTGAATACAATCGACGAACTAAATATTAAACTTCAAGAAGTTAACACTCAACTAGCCAAGTTAGATCAAGAAGAATTAGAGGCACAGATTAATAGAAAAAATAATATTGCAGATGTGCGCCGAAAAATAGCTCAATTAGACACAGAGATTAGCTTAAAAAGCCAAATTATTAGTGATTATGATGGAAAAATTTTGGAATTATCAGTGGTACCAGGGCAGATAGTTTCTGGAGGATCTCGTCTGGGATCAATTAATTCTCAAGGTACCGATGCCAAACTGACCAGCGTCATCTATTTTGCTGATAGAGATGGCAAGCAAATTCAAGCGGGAATGCAAGTCCAAGTCACCCCTAGTCTAGTCAAACGAGAACGATTTGGGGGTATTCTCGGCAAGGTGCAAACTGTGACACCTTTCCCAGTCACAGTGCAAGATATGTCAACCATGATCGGCAACCAAAATCTCGCGGAAAATCTGGCTCAAAGTCTGGTATCAGCAGGTGGTAATGCTCCCGTACAAGTTTTTGCCGAACTGGAAACCGCCGATACTAACAGTGGCTATCAATGGTCTTCCTCCACAGGGCCTAACATCCAACTGTCTCCGGGGACTACCGTACAGGTGCGGGTCAAGGTAGGAGAAATTGCCCCGATAGCCTACGTTATTCCGGTGTTTAAGTCGATTACGGGGATTTATTAGCAGATTATGTCCATAGGATTTATTTCTCACTTGATCAGAACAAGCGATCGCGGTCGAGTCCGAACTCCCACCATACTGCAAATGGAAGCAGTAGAATGTGGTGCTGCCGCACTCGGCATTATCTTGGGTTATCACGGTCGGATAGTTCCCCTGACCGAATTGCGGCGTGAATGTGGTGTGTCGAGAGATGGTAGCAAAGCTTCTAACGTCCTCAAAGCAGCTCGGTTATACGGTTTAAATGCCAAAGGATTTAAAAAGTCTTTGGCAGAGGTGCAAAAAATTAAACCTCCTTTTATCGTTTTCTGGAACTTCAACCACTTTTTAGTCGTGGAAGGATTTGCGGATAAAACTGTATATCTCAACGATCCTGGAACAGGGCCAAGAAAGATTTCCTTAGATGAATTCGACCAAGGTTTCACAGGGGTGATCCTAATCATGGAACCGGGGCCGGAGTTTCAGAAAGGCGGCAAAAAAAAGGGGATTCTCACCGCCTTAGCCTCACGCCTGGAAACTTCCCGGACAGCGATTATTTTCTGCTTGCTAGCCGGATTGCTGCTGACGATTCCCCGCTTGGCCGCACCTGCCTTTACGCAAGTATTTATCGATGAAATTATTATAGAAAATCGGACTCAATGGTTGCGTCCCCTACTGTTGGGCATGGTCATAGCCGCTTTGCTGAGGGGTTTTTTAGCCCGCTTGCGGCTCACATATCTGCGAAGATTACTACTGAAGCTGTCAATTACCATGTCGGGGCAGTTTATATGGCATACCATCCGCTTGCCAGTGGGGTTTTAC comes from the Nodularia sp. NIES-3585 genome and includes:
- a CDS encoding NHLP bacteriocin system secretion protein gives rise to the protein MSDSSKKLFREESLERLSSPERLDQLMNVVNPRAWLPLAGLGSLVAVAAVWSVVGRLPLTVTGEGVLLYPRSVIQFQAPSDGTVVQLNIKAGDQIKKGEIIGLVSQPGLEQQLQQEQNRLEELLTQAQNSDSALKRSLISQRTNLAKQQASLKVTLERESIIPRLRQQNLILLRQSREVIEKRLSNDQKVLPNLRQRSFDSIQQKRAGLNERLGQINKLLPELQTQLDARRGLYEQKIVSADVMLSAQREYFDSLAQLSDLEAQQKQLELDQVNTERQYLDSINQSNQLQVQLQEIQVQQVDLERQYQQSLNTIDELNIKLQEVNTQLAKLDQEELEAQINRKNNIADVRRKIAQLDTEISLKSQIISDYDGKILELSVVPGQIVSGGSRLGSINSQGTDAKLTSVIYFADRDGKQIQAGMQVQVTPSLVKRERFGGILGKVQTVTPFPVTVQDMSTMIGNQNLAENLAQSLVSAGGNAPVQVFAELETADTNSGYQWSSSTGPNIQLSPGTTVQVRVKVGEIAPIAYVIPVFKSITGIY